In Bdellovibrio sp. GT3, one genomic interval encodes:
- a CDS encoding aromatic amino acid hydroxylase, with protein sequence METDFLPPHLRKYVVEQNYEKYTPIDQSVWRYVLRQLRSFLSKNAHESYVEGLGKTGISVERIPRIEEISSKLKEFGWRALPVSGFIPPAAFMELQSLGVLPIASDMRSIDHLLYTPAPDIVHEAAGHAPILIQPEFAEYLRQYAQIAKKAILSKEDLDMYEAIRELSDLKEMPGASATDIKAAEAKLDNVSKNISHVSEAAELGRMNWWTAEYGLIGTLDNPKIFGAGLLSSVGESKWCLSQKVRKLPLTVECIKQSYDITEPQPQLFVTPDFKTLVKVLNDMADQMAFRLGGLAGLNKAIQAQSVNTAELSSGIQISGQIIEAITDASKKVAYLRLQGPSQLSFKDKQIQGHDKSYHLHGFGTPVGCLKDYPQKDPSSLTRSEWADIGVELGRQARLEFASGVLVTGTVKNMTVLEGKTVILSMTDAKAEYQGRVLFDPAWGVYDMALGATVTSVFGGAADREAYGETEDFVAKRVPAPNYKPEELKLHSQYGRLRDLREKNIQGADLEKSLSDLLANHDKEFPQDWLLRLEALEISKARLSNSPLLAKLEKDLQALADKDETTKNLIQDGIALSGNL encoded by the coding sequence ATGGAGACGGACTTTTTACCCCCGCACCTTAGAAAATACGTCGTTGAGCAGAACTATGAAAAGTACACTCCGATAGATCAATCCGTCTGGCGCTATGTTTTGCGCCAGCTGCGATCATTCCTGTCCAAGAACGCCCACGAAAGTTACGTGGAAGGCTTGGGAAAAACCGGAATTTCCGTAGAGCGCATTCCGCGCATCGAAGAGATCAGCAGCAAATTGAAAGAATTTGGCTGGAGAGCCTTGCCCGTGAGTGGTTTCATTCCACCGGCGGCATTCATGGAACTTCAGTCCCTGGGCGTTTTGCCGATTGCTTCCGATATGCGAAGCATCGATCACCTGCTTTACACTCCGGCTCCTGACATCGTTCATGAAGCTGCAGGGCACGCACCGATTTTGATTCAACCCGAATTTGCAGAGTACCTTCGTCAGTATGCACAGATTGCCAAGAAGGCCATTCTGTCCAAAGAAGACCTGGATATGTACGAAGCGATTCGCGAGCTTTCAGATTTAAAAGAAATGCCAGGCGCATCGGCGACGGACATTAAAGCTGCTGAAGCAAAACTGGATAATGTCAGCAAAAACATCTCCCACGTTTCTGAAGCCGCTGAACTAGGGCGCATGAACTGGTGGACTGCAGAGTACGGCTTGATTGGCACCCTTGATAATCCGAAAATTTTCGGTGCAGGACTGCTATCGAGTGTTGGTGAATCCAAGTGGTGCTTAAGTCAAAAAGTCAGAAAACTTCCTCTGACAGTTGAGTGTATCAAACAAAGTTATGACATCACCGAACCTCAACCGCAGTTGTTCGTAACTCCTGATTTTAAAACTTTGGTGAAAGTTCTAAACGACATGGCCGATCAGATGGCCTTCCGTTTGGGTGGATTGGCTGGTTTGAATAAAGCAATTCAGGCGCAATCAGTGAATACCGCTGAACTGTCTTCTGGAATTCAGATTTCCGGACAGATTATCGAGGCGATCACAGACGCCTCCAAGAAAGTGGCTTACCTCCGCCTGCAAGGACCTTCTCAGCTTTCCTTTAAGGACAAGCAGATTCAAGGCCACGACAAGTCCTATCACTTGCACGGCTTTGGAACCCCAGTGGGTTGCTTGAAAGATTACCCACAAAAGGATCCATCCAGTCTGACTCGCAGTGAATGGGCTGATATCGGCGTGGAACTGGGACGCCAAGCGCGCCTGGAGTTTGCTTCAGGTGTGTTGGTAACTGGAACTGTTAAAAATATGACTGTGCTTGAGGGTAAAACCGTCATCCTTTCAATGACTGATGCCAAGGCTGAATACCAAGGCCGTGTGCTATTTGATCCGGCCTGGGGTGTTTATGACATGGCTCTGGGTGCGACCGTCACTTCGGTTTTTGGTGGCGCTGCGGACCGCGAAGCCTACGGCGAAACCGAAGACTTCGTCGCAAAACGGGTTCCAGCTCCAAATTACAAGCCCGAGGAACTAAAACTTCACTCTCAATATGGCCGCTTAAGAGATTTGCGTGAAAAGAATATCCAAGGTGCAGACCTGGAAAAATCTTTGTCCGATCTTTTGGCAAACCATGATAAGGAGTTCCCACAGGATTGGTTGTTGCGTCTGGAAGCTTTGGAAATTTCCAAGGCCCGCTTAAGCAACTCCCCTTTGTTAGCCAAACTTGAGAAGGATCTTCAAGCGCTGGCCGACAAAGACGAAACGACTAAAAATCTTATCCAAGACGGAATTGCTTTATCAGGAAATCTGTAA
- a CDS encoding RNA methyltransferase → MKRPFEVRIVLVRTIYERNVGATSRAMSNMGVDKLIMIDPKCELTYEAQQTAATGQNGLQNRTTYKSWDEFMANEPESIKIAFTARDGKGRQVRDIDDVLADVKNNAPQFQHESDETYTVHLIFGPEDWGLAGEDLEYANHCACLPTFGENWSLNLAQATLLGMFSMRKAWGGNRTKLDGGKKRRAPQGIQGIDPEQTLKSFIEEMGFDLTKQRKINAFTVLRRMLLQNTPTKKELVILETVLQQATRKIREWKEFKNRER, encoded by the coding sequence ATGAAACGTCCCTTTGAAGTGCGCATTGTTTTAGTGCGCACGATCTATGAAAGAAATGTCGGTGCCACTTCACGTGCCATGAGCAATATGGGCGTCGACAAGCTGATCATGATTGATCCCAAGTGCGAGCTGACTTACGAAGCTCAGCAAACCGCAGCCACTGGCCAAAACGGCCTGCAAAACCGCACGACCTACAAATCCTGGGATGAGTTCATGGCCAACGAGCCTGAATCCATCAAAATCGCCTTCACTGCCCGTGACGGCAAAGGTCGTCAGGTGCGTGATATCGATGATGTCCTGGCTGATGTTAAAAACAATGCTCCGCAATTCCAGCACGAATCCGATGAAACTTACACCGTCCATTTGATCTTCGGTCCTGAGGACTGGGGCTTGGCTGGTGAGGACCTTGAGTACGCGAATCACTGTGCGTGCCTTCCAACCTTTGGTGAAAACTGGAGTTTGAATCTGGCTCAAGCGACGCTGCTGGGAATGTTTTCCATGCGCAAAGCCTGGGGCGGCAACCGCACCAAACTTGATGGCGGCAAAAAGCGTCGCGCCCCTCAAGGGATTCAGGGCATTGATCCTGAACAGACTTTGAAATCCTTCATCGAGGAAATGGGTTTTGATCTGACCAAGCAACGCAAGATCAACGCCTTCACAGTTCTGCGCCGTATGCTTCTGCAAAACACGCCGACCAAAAAAGAGCTGGTGATTTTGGAAACAGTCCTGCAACAAGCCACTCGCAAAATCCGCGAATGGAAAGAATTTAAAAACCGCGAAAGATAA
- a CDS encoding PspC domain-containing protein, translating to MDTTTAEVPNKKYRWTRASDGALGGVCKGLAEAFEIETWMLRVIWLIAVLWFGCGVLLYFTLWYALPRVDRLDQALDSKVLGVCARIAKRYELEVGVVRTTALLFMYVTFGAAILVYGLCYFLIPEAHKSAKSP from the coding sequence ATGGACACAACGACGGCCGAAGTTCCGAATAAGAAATATCGTTGGACCCGAGCTTCAGACGGGGCCTTGGGCGGGGTTTGCAAAGGACTCGCAGAGGCTTTTGAGATTGAAACTTGGATGCTGCGTGTCATATGGCTGATCGCGGTACTTTGGTTTGGGTGCGGGGTCCTTCTATATTTCACCCTGTGGTATGCGCTGCCGCGCGTCGACAGACTGGACCAAGCTCTGGATAGTAAGGTTCTAGGGGTGTGTGCTAGAATAGCCAAGAGATACGAGCTCGAGGTGGGAGTGGTCAGAACCACAGCCCTTCTCTTCATGTACGTCACTTTCGGAGCTGCGATCTTGGTTTATGGGCTTTGCTACTTCCTTATCCCGGAAGCCCACAAATCGGCAAAGTCGCCCTAG
- the ribD gene encoding bifunctional diaminohydroxyphosphoribosylaminopyrimidine deaminase/5-amino-6-(5-phosphoribosylamino)uracil reductase RibD has product MEQISSLNIPVRGTPMTLDAAMALAINEAYKGGPRVSPNPLVGCVVLDANGGFVSAGHHEFYGGPHAEVNAVKNLSADDLKGAHVIVTLEPCAHEGKTPSCAKMLAKLPIKRVTFGLIDPNPLVAGQGAEILRQAGIEADLYQAESLKYDQEMRIKLEEVCEAFLWNFRQKKVFVALKMASSLDGQVALKSGESQWITGSESREYVHYLRACYDGLLVGKGTIEFDNPSLNIRHPQIEKKNKVVVIDGEGELIGKYTELKLSEVHDTQNVFWCVAEDLKEEVQKKVSKLAKAPQLVFVKTKVGGNLDLEDLLAQLYKTGFRSILVEGGALTASSFVESSLVNRIYMFQAPIIMGSGGSKSWTETIRIDEMKNKIFIQHPTYKTFGNDFMITGRIQ; this is encoded by the coding sequence ATGGAACAGATTAGCAGCCTTAACATTCCCGTCCGGGGTACTCCAATGACATTGGATGCAGCAATGGCATTGGCCATTAACGAAGCCTACAAAGGTGGCCCCCGCGTCAGTCCTAATCCATTAGTTGGATGTGTTGTGTTGGATGCAAATGGTGGATTTGTTTCTGCGGGTCACCACGAGTTTTACGGTGGCCCTCACGCTGAAGTGAATGCTGTTAAAAATCTTTCTGCGGATGATCTAAAAGGTGCCCACGTTATCGTGACTTTGGAGCCGTGTGCTCACGAAGGCAAAACTCCTTCCTGCGCAAAAATGCTCGCGAAACTTCCTATCAAGCGCGTGACGTTTGGACTGATCGACCCCAATCCATTGGTTGCAGGTCAAGGGGCTGAAATTCTGCGCCAGGCGGGAATCGAAGCGGATCTCTATCAAGCAGAAAGTTTGAAATACGATCAGGAAATGCGCATCAAGCTTGAAGAGGTTTGTGAGGCGTTTCTTTGGAATTTCCGTCAGAAAAAAGTTTTCGTGGCTTTGAAAATGGCCAGCTCCCTGGATGGGCAGGTGGCCTTGAAATCGGGTGAGAGCCAGTGGATCACCGGTTCTGAATCCCGCGAGTACGTTCACTATTTACGAGCTTGTTATGACGGTTTACTTGTCGGCAAGGGCACGATCGAGTTCGACAATCCTTCACTCAACATTCGTCATCCCCAAATTGAAAAGAAAAACAAAGTGGTGGTCATCGACGGCGAAGGCGAACTGATCGGCAAGTACACGGAGCTGAAACTTTCAGAAGTGCACGACACTCAGAACGTTTTCTGGTGTGTTGCTGAAGATCTGAAAGAAGAAGTGCAGAAGAAAGTTTCCAAACTTGCCAAAGCGCCGCAGTTGGTTTTTGTAAAAACCAAAGTAGGCGGGAATCTGGATTTGGAAGACTTGTTGGCGCAGCTTTACAAAACGGGTTTCAGATCCATATTGGTAGAGGGTGGAGCTTTGACTGCCAGCAGTTTTGTTGAAAGCAGCTTGGTGAATCGAATTTATATGTTTCAGGCGCCGATAATCATGGGATCCGGCGGTTCGAAATCATGGACGGAAACAATTCGCATTGATGAAATGAAGAACAAGATTTTCATACAGCATCCAACTTATAAAACCTTTGGAAATGACTTTATGATCACGGGGAGAATTCAATAA
- a CDS encoding DEAD/DEAH box helicase has protein sequence MTKTTVELSPEQADALELLRSGENVFLTGGAGSGKSFLIRQFMRELDPKAMPILASTGAAAVLLGGRTFHSFFGLGIMEGGADATYQRASKDNKLMARLRKVEGVIIDEISMIPGQALMIAEALSQKARESSLPWGGMRIIAVGDFAQLPPVTQSGPRDWCFLNPVWQQTGFQSVMLSHNQRVSDNLFLDVLSDVRHGLVTERVQDFLNEHLRDHDEDDPGTRLFPRKADAEDFNQKKLNELSEAEVTVDSIYFGSEKHVEILMKSAPVPVKLTLKLGCRVMFLQNDPQKRWVNGTRGVVTDIAADEITVKKDGGREVSVDKVSFALQDAEGNVMAQVIQFPLTLAYATTIHKSQGATLDDLWCNLSRLWEPGHAYVALSRLKSAKGLHLIGWNPKSIIVDPKVLEFYKKLET, from the coding sequence ATGACAAAAACCACTGTGGAACTTTCACCTGAACAAGCAGATGCCCTGGAGCTTTTACGCTCAGGGGAGAATGTTTTTTTGACGGGTGGGGCGGGCAGCGGAAAAAGTTTCCTGATTCGTCAGTTCATGCGCGAACTGGACCCGAAGGCCATGCCGATCTTGGCCAGTACCGGTGCCGCAGCCGTATTGTTGGGTGGCCGTACTTTTCATAGTTTCTTTGGTTTGGGAATTATGGAAGGTGGAGCGGATGCAACTTATCAGCGCGCTTCCAAAGACAACAAGCTGATGGCACGTCTTCGCAAAGTTGAAGGCGTGATCATTGATGAAATCTCCATGATACCTGGTCAAGCCTTGATGATTGCCGAAGCCTTGTCGCAAAAGGCGCGTGAATCCTCTTTGCCCTGGGGAGGAATGCGTATTATCGCCGTGGGTGATTTTGCTCAGCTTCCACCAGTCACACAAAGTGGTCCGCGCGACTGGTGCTTTTTGAATCCGGTGTGGCAGCAAACGGGTTTTCAATCTGTGATGCTTTCCCACAATCAGCGTGTATCAGATAATTTATTTTTGGATGTGCTAAGTGATGTTCGCCATGGTTTGGTCACTGAACGCGTACAGGATTTCTTAAATGAACATTTGCGCGACCATGATGAGGATGATCCAGGCACAAGACTGTTCCCCCGTAAAGCTGATGCCGAGGATTTCAATCAAAAGAAGTTGAACGAGCTGAGCGAAGCGGAAGTCACTGTCGATTCCATTTACTTTGGTTCAGAAAAGCACGTGGAGATTTTGATGAAGTCAGCACCCGTGCCGGTGAAGCTAACGCTTAAACTGGGCTGTCGCGTGATGTTCTTGCAGAACGATCCGCAAAAACGCTGGGTGAATGGCACTCGTGGTGTGGTGACGGATATCGCAGCTGACGAAATCACCGTGAAAAAGGACGGCGGCCGCGAGGTCAGTGTCGATAAGGTCTCGTTCGCTTTGCAGGATGCGGAAGGCAATGTGATGGCGCAGGTGATTCAGTTTCCCCTGACCTTGGCTTATGCCACGACAATTCATAAAAGCCAGGGCGCAACGCTGGATGATTTATGGTGCAACTTAAGTCGTCTATGGGAGCCGGGACACGCCTATGTGGCGTTATCAAGATTGAAGTCTGCGAAGGGTTTGCATTTGATTGGGTGGAATCCGAAATCGATTATTGTGGATCCGAAGGTTCTGGAGTTTTATAAGAAATTGGAAACTTAA